TAGCCAATAGAATCATACATATTAATCGCTTGTAGATTTGTTTCCGACACAAATAAATCAATAATTTTAATATCATACTGCCTGGCAACTCTCTCTGCCTCTTTCATCAATTGGCTTCCAACCTTTTTTCCTCTAAATCGTTCGTCTACAATAATTTGATTAATATGGAGACGCATTTCTCCAAAATAGTTATGTTTATATAGCCATAAAAAACCAGCTAATATTTCTCCTTCATATGCCCCTATCAATATCGCATTTTGTTGATTGATATAATCAGGAATTAGATTAATTTTTTCAGTACATAAACTAGTACTCTGTT
This portion of the Bacillus tuaregi genome encodes:
- a CDS encoding GNAT family N-acetyltransferase → MIIKELKIDDFQADKVTILELLIETYVTNLNISKEQSTSLCTEKINLIPDYINQQNAILIGAYEGEILAGFLWLYKHNYFGEMRLHINQIIVDERFRGKKVGSQLMKEAERVARQYDIKIIDLFVSETNLQAINMYDSIGYITERRYMKKIL